A window of Thermococcus sp. LS1 genomic DNA:
AGCTCAGGAGGAGGAATGTTATCTTCGTCCCTAACCGCTCGTTCATTGTCTATACCGGAATAGACCGCGTCGAAAACGACTTCCTCGTTCCGCTCTTTGGTAGCAGAAACCTCCTCAGGAGTGAGGAGAGGAGCGAGGAAAAGAGCTACTACTGGCTGCTCGAGAAGGCTGACCTGCCTTACCCAGAGCCTGTTAAGCCCGAAGAGATCGACGAAATCGGTTTAGTCATCGTCAAGCTTCCTCACGCCAAGAAGAGGCTTGAGCGTGGCTTCTTCACCGCTGCAAGCTACAAGGAGTTCCGCGAGAAGTCGGAGAGGCTGATTAAGCTTGGGGTAATCACGGAGGAAGATTTGAGCAGGGCCAGAATCGAGCGCTACATAATCGGCCCCGTGTTCAACTTCGACTTCTTCTACTCGCCTATCGATGGGGAAATCGAGCTTTTGGGAATAGACTGGCGCTTCGAGACGAGCTTAGATGGCCACGTTCGCCTGCCCGCTTCCCAGCAACTCACCCTGCCCGAGCACCAGTTTGAGCCAGAATACACTGTCTGCGGCCATGCTTCATCGACGCTCAGGGAGAGCCTGCTTGAGAAGGTCTTTGACATGGCCGAGAAGTACGTTGAAGCCACGAAGCGCTATTATTCCCCGGGAATAATCGGACCCTTCACTCTCCAGACGGCCGTTGACAAGGACCTCAACTTCTACATTTACGACGTTGCCCCAAGAACCGGCGGCGGAACGAACATCCACATGGCGATGGGCCATCCCTACGGCAACGCCCTATGGCGGAGACCGATGAGCACGGGTAGAAGGGTGGCGCTTGAGATCAAGCGCGCGATTGAGCTGGGCGAGCTTGAGAAGGTTGTTACATAATTTCCAATTGTTCGGTTACTTTTTATAATTTTACTTTCTTAAAAATCCTGGATTTGTGAAAAGAAGCTTTTTATGTGTTACTTTTTTTTTTAGAAATTTATTAACTTTATTTATGAACTTTAAGTTTACGAAAAACTTAAATATATTAAAACTCAACAATAGTATGCTGAGATAACGATGAGGCAAAGAAAAATTGGGGGTGGAGAAAGTGGAGAACAAACAAAAAACTAAGATTTTAGCTTTAGAAATTGATGAGGAGTTCGACGTTGAAATAAACACAAAAGTTAATGGAGATGAGGGATACTGCAAAGATCTGATGTTTTGATTTTTATTATATTTTTAATAATCTATTCGGAATAAACGTGGGGGGAGTTTGATGGAGGCGAAGTTAGGTCTACGGAGTGTTGACCTCTCAATAACATCGTCATGTAATTTAAAATGTAAACATTGTTATCTGGAAGACTTGAAAAACGCAAAGATTATATTGCCTTTTAGGAAAATTGAAGAAGTCCTCACAGATGCTAGGGATCTTGGCGCACATCACGTAACGTTGACTGGAGGAGAGCCTACCCTCCATCCAAAATTTCCAGAAATTCTTAATCTTGCTAACAAATTAGGGTTTAGGATAACAATATTTACCAATGCAACGACATTGAACGAAGACATAGTAAGTGTTTTGAAAGAGTGCAACATAAATGGAGTTCAAGTTAGTCTTGAAGGACTAAAAGAGATGCACGAAAAAATTAGAGGTAAAGGAACCTTTGAAAGGACCATATCTGGGATAAAACTCCTTGTAGATGCTGGTATTAGGGTTACTGTTAATACTCAACTAACAAAAGACATAATTGACAATATTCAAGAATATGCTTCATTTTTGAAGTCAATAGGCGTTTCAAAGCTTCTGTTAACTATCCCCTCCCTAGTTGGTGAAGCAAAAAAGAATAATGTTTGTTTTCCAGATGAAAAATTAGACGAGATTAGGAGCATGCTAAAAATACACAAACTCAAAGATCAGTTTAAGATCGATTCTACAAACCCTGACTCAAATTATACTTGCTCAAATTATACTTGTACTGCACTAATTCATCAGCTTGCCATAAATTTTGATGGCACAGTTTATCCGTGTCACTATTTTAGATCGACACACCACCACTCACTAGGAAATATTTATGTCGAAAGTTTGAGGGATATATACATATCCTGGATGAACGGGGATTCAGAACTTCTTCATTACCAGAAGTATGGAACCGCCAAGTGTAACGTGTGTAAATTCAAAGAAGTGTGTGAGCCATGTGCTGGCAGAATATATTCATTGTACAAAAACTTCAAGAATCCAGATTTGTTGTATTGTATGTTGCTTGGGAAAGAAAAAGTATTCCACGACGTACACATTAGTAGGTTAGTATGGGGCCGTATAGAATGATATAGATCTCTTTACTACGAGGTGATTTAGTTGCTAGGACAGATAAAGAAGAAAACAATCAAAGGGCTGGTTTTAGATATTGATGGACTAGAAGTTGAAGTGAATACAAAATGCAACGGAGGTGGGTGTGACGAGGACATCGACGAATGGATATAAATCTTTATCTTTTTCCTCTTTGTCTCTGGGCAGGATATCAAGAAATGGGGGGAGAACTAGTGAAAAAGATTTCACCAGAAAAGGGATACTTACTCGTATCCTCCTTAGGGGCGTGGATGACTCACTTAATGGGCCCGTATCTCACAATCTGGCTTAGGAGTTTGGGAATCTCATTTGCTCAAATCGGCTTTTTTCAGTCGGTTTCATCTTTCCTTACATTCATAACGGACTTCCCGACGGGAGGTCTGGCTGACAGGTACGGGCGAAGGCTTAACTACGCGGTTGGTATCTTGCTATTTGGAGTCTCTCTTATCATAATCGCCTGTTCGAGCAGCTTTTTTATAATAGCCCTGGCATTTGCTCTGGCTGGTATTGGAAGTGCCTTTATGAGCGGAACGCTCACTCCCTGGCTCTATGATACCATTAAAGGCGATAAAAAGAGGGCTCACATGGTCTTCAGTCGCATGAGGATTATAAACGGCATTTTAGGGACAGTAGCTGGCTTTGTTGCTGGAACCATCTCACGCTATGCCCTTAACCTTCCCATACTCCTGGCCGGCATCTGTGGGATAAGCGCTTCCCTGCTGGCACTCCTCTTCCTTGAGGAAAACTATGGCCACGGAAAGGCAAAACCTTACGGAGAAATCCTTAAGGATGGATTGAAACATATAGCCCGGGAAAGGACTCTCCACTATCTTCTCGTTGCGAGTTTCTTCCTGTCGTTCGCAGGTCGCTCGTTCTTCATGTTCTGGATGGTTCTTGCAAAGGAAGCCGGACTCAGGGAAAGCAGTATAGGTTACGTTTATCCCCTGCTGATACTTTCAACGTCTTTCGGGGGATTCGTGTCTCTCAGGCTCTCTAGGTTCATGGACCACAGGAAAATTTTAGCAATCACAACGCCGTTGATGGGTCTTCTGATAATCGCAATGGGCATTGTTAAGGGCCTCTTATCCCTCCTCGCACTCATAACTCTCTTTGAGATAATAATAGCCATTAGAGCACCCGCCATGATAACATTCAGAAACGAGCTTATACCCTCTCCAATCCGCTCTACCGTTACATCCGCACTTAGCACGATAGGAGGTATGTTCTCGATGCTTGCCAACATTGCAGTTGGGCTCATTGCTGATATCTTTGGCCTTGGAGGCGCTTATGTTGTATCTGGAATCCTTGCGCTCTTTGCGAGCTTATTCTTAATGATGGCGATCAAACATTCTTAAAAAAATAAGTACTCCTTCTCATCTTTGCTTTTTTGTTCAGATGTATCAAGCTTCCTCTTCTTTGTCTTCCCTGAGACCGAGAGGAAGTTGGGTCTTCATGAAGACGCTTCATACAGATGTCGTTCTCCTCATGGGGGACAAGGGGGTAATGAGAGTCGTCTCGGAGGATTTCAGGAGGAGGGGTGGAACCGTCGTCGGAATCCTGTCGTACTTGGAAGAGAGCAACGGGAGCAACTCCGTCGGGATAAAGATTGGCCTCGACCGGTCTGCAGGAGCGTCGTCCTGGTGAATTCAGCCGACGTCCTTGTTGTCCTCGGCGATGGTTTCGGGACTATGGTCAGACAATGATGACTTACAACCTCGGAATACCTGTGATCGTCCTCACGGGAACCGACTACATGAGCGATCTCCTCAGGGAGCTTGTTCCCGATGGGCACTTTGACCACAGGGAAAGGGTTAGGTAGTTTTCACAGAGAGCCCGGAGGATTCCGTAAGGCTCGCGCTGGAGCTGGCGCATTTTTGACACTTTTCTGTTAAAATAACCCTTAAAAACTCTAAATTTTTACACTTTTCTGGTAAGGTGATGGCCATGAAATGGAAAGTTAGGGTAACCGTCCGCCTTAAGGAGGGTCTCAACGACCCCGAGGGAAGGGTGATAGGAAAGGCCCTTAGAAACCTCGGCTACTCCGTTGGGCGCCTCAAAGTTCCGAAGTGCTTTGAGTTTGAGCTGGAGAGCGATAATCCAGAGAGGGAAGTTGAGGAGATGTGCAGGCGGCTGCTGGCTAATCCCGTCATACACACCTACGAGTACAGCATCGAAAAGGTGAGCTGAGGTGCCCCGCTTCGCGGTTATAGTTTTCCCTGGAACCAACTGCGACTTCGAGACCGAGCGGGCAATAAGAAAGGCCGGCGGCGAGGCCGAGAGAATCTGGTACAGAACCTCGCTCAAGAATTTTGATGGCGTCGTCCTTCCTGGGGGTTTCAGCTACGCCGATTATCTACGTGCTGGAGCGATCGCGGCGAGGCAGGAAATAATGGAGGAAGTGAAGGAGCTGGCAAAGGACGGAAAGCCTGTCCTCGGCATCTGCAACGGCTTTCAAATACTGACTGAATCCGGCCTCCTCCCGGGTGCTCTGAGACCCAACAGGATTCCGAGGTTCATCTGTAAGTGGGTTCACCTCAGGATCGTCGACACCGAGACAGCCTTCACTCAGTTCTACGGGCCCGGTGAAGTGATAAGAATGCCAATAGCCCACGCCGAGGGCAATTACTACGTTGATGAGCCCTCAAAGGTTCGCATGGTCCTCCAGTACAGCGATGAGCGGGGGAACGTCACCGGGGAAGCCAACCCGAACGGCTCACTGCTCAACATAGCGGCCATAGCCAACGGGAAGGGCAACGTCCTCGGAACCATGCCTCACCCGGAGAGAGCCAGCGACCGCTTCTTAGGGAGTGAAGACGGTCTGAAGGTCTTCCGCTCGATGGTTGAGTATGCAAAGAGGTGAAAAGCAATGTTCCATCACGAGGAGAAGCTCATCCGCGAGAGGCTCGGCCGGGAGCCGAACGAAGTTGAGTGGGCGATGCTTGAGGTCATGTGGAGCGAGCATGCCTCCTACAAATCAAGCCGCCCGTGGCTTAAGCTTCTGCCTACAAAAAACGAGCACGTCATCCTCGGCCCCGGTGAAGACGCTGGAATAGTGAGGTTCGACGATGAAACTTGGATAGTGGTGGGAATAGAGAGCCACAATCATCCCTCCGCGGTCGAGCCCTACGGCGGGGCGGCTACTGGCGTTGGGGGAATAGTGAGGGACATCCTCTGTATGGGTGCTCGACCCATAGCGCTCCTCGACCCCATACGCTTTGGGCCTCCTAAGAAGGAGCGCAATCGGTACCTCTTCGAGTACGTGGTGAAGGGAATAGCCGACTACGGCAACAGGATAGGTGTTCCGACCGTTGGGGGAGAAACTGAGTTCGATGAGAGCCTCGATAATTACACCCTTGTCAACGTCGCCTGCGTTGGAATAATGAAGCCCGAACATTTAGTTCACAGCTACGTCACTGAAGCAGATCTGAAGCTCATTCTCGTTGGCAACAGAACTGGAAGGGATGGAATCCATGGGGTAACCTTCGCCAGCGAGGAGCTGAGCGAGGACGCCGAGGAAGAAGACCGCTCGGCCGTTCAGATCCCCGATCCTTTCACCGAGAAGCTCCTCATTGAGGTCACGCTCGAGGCGGTCTACACGGGCAAGGTCAGGGCCCTCAAGGATTTGGGCGGCGGTGGCTTGACCTGTGCCGCTTCTGAGATGGCAGGAAAGAAGGGCTTCGGTGCGGTGATTTACGCGGACCGCGTGTCCCAGAGGGAGCCAGGGATGAACGCGATGGAGGTCATGATTTCGGAGAGTCAGGAGAGGATGCTCTTTGCAGTTAAGCCCGGGGACGTCGAAGCGCTGGGGAAGATATTCGAAAAATACGAGCTCGAGTGGACGGTAGTTGGGGAGATCATCGAGGAGCCGCGCTTCATCGTCTACTGGCACGGTGAGAAGGTCGCCGACCTGCCGATAGACCTGCTGATCGAGGTTCCAACCATAGAATGGTCTACGAAGCCGTACAGCATCGAGAGGGACGTTCCCGCTCCAGAAGTGGGCTTTGAGGAAGCCTTCGAACTCGTCTGGGGCAGCCCGAACGTAATGAGCAAGGCTTGGATATGGGAGCAATACGACCACGAGGTTCAGGGGAGGACCGTTGTAAAGCCAGGAAGGGATGCGGCAGTTCTGAAGATAAACGAGGAGTATGGTTTGGCGTTCGTGGCAGATGGAAATCCACGCCACAGCTGCCTGAACCCCTACCACGGGGCTATGGGAGCCGTCGCCGAGGTTGTCAGGAACCTCGTAAGCGTCGGAGCTGAACCCCTGGCTTTAGTTGACAACCTGAACTTCGCTTCGCCTGAGAGGCCGGAGGTTTACTGGAGCTTCGCCGAGACAGTCAGGGGACTTGCCGATGCTGCCAGTGCCTTCGGCCTGGCATACGTCAGCGGAAACGTCAGCTTCTACAACGAAGTTGCCGGAAAGCCAATAAGGCCCACACCTGTGGTTGCTGGTCTCGGAAAAGTGAGGCTTGAGGAGATACCAGAATTTGGCCTTGAGGAGGGTCTGCTCATTGGAGTCGTGGGCTTTACGAGGAGAGAACTCGGCGGAAGCGAACTCTTCAGGGTTCTCGGTGTTGATGGAGGCATGGCACCAAGAGTCCGGCTCGATGAGGAAAAGAGAAACGCCGATGCGGTGCTTCAGGCCATCAAGCTTGGTTGGGTCAAAGCAGTTCACGACGTTTCCAAGGGCGGCATCGCGGTGGCCCTAGCTGAAATGGCGATGGCTGGAAAGGTTGGTTTCACGGTTGACCTCTCGAAGATTCTGGTCGAGGGAAGTCTCGGCCCACTTGATGTGGCCTTCTCTGAAAGCCACGGACGCTACATTGTAGCCTTTCCCGAGGAGAACCTCGAGACCCTCAAGGGCATCTTCAGGGACTTCGCCGTCATCGGCAGGGCTGGAGGAAGGGAAGTGGTCTTCAAATGGAACGGTGGGACTCTGCTGAGGAGACCTTTGGAAGAGCTGGAAAATATCCACCGCTCGCTTCCAAAGCTTTTGGGTGAGGGGGAATGAGGATAGCGACCTACGCTTCCCACTCCGCCCTTCAAATTTTGAAGGGGGCCAAGGATGAGGGCTTCGAAACGGTAGCCTTCGGGAAGGTGAGGGTCAAGCCCCTTTACACGAAGTACTTTCCGGTTGCGGACCACTTCATAGAGGGCGATTATCCAGAAGAGGGGCTTCTTAGGCTGAATGCAATAGTCATCCCAACTGGTTCTTTCGTGGCACACCTCGGCATCGAGGTAGTTGAAGGAATGAGGGTTCCCTATTATGGCAACAAGGCCGTTCTCAAATGGGAGAGCGACAGGAACCTCGAGCGGAAGTGGCTCGAAAAGGCCAAGCTCAGGCTTCCGAGGGTCTATGAGGATCCAGATGACATAGACGGCCCAGTCATAGTCAAGCCTCACGGTGCTAGGGGCGGCAAGGGCTACTTCCTGGCGAAGAGTCCTGAGGACTTCTGGGGGAAGGCGGAAAAGATAGGCGCAAAAAGCAAGGAAGACCTATTCAACGTTCAGATACAGGAGTACGTCCTCGGAGTGCCGGTCTATCCCCACTACTTTTACTCGAAGCTCAACCGCGAGCTGGAGCTCATGAGCATCGACAGGAGGTATGAAGCAAACGCCGATTCGTTGGGAAGGATTCCCGCTAAGGAGCAGCTTGATCTCGGCGTTGAGCCGAACTATACGGTTATAGGCAACATCCCCATAGTCCTGAGGGAAAGCCTGCTTATGGACGTTATCGAGGCCGGCGAGAGGGTGATTAAAGCTGCCGAAGAACTCATGGGCGGTCTCTGGGGCCCCTTCTGCCTCGAGGGGGTCTTCACGGAGGATTTGAAGTTCGTCGTCTTCGAGATTTCGGCCAGAATAGTGGCTGGCACGAACCCCTTCATCCATGGCTCGCCCTACAGCTGGCTGAGGTACGACGAGCCCGTTAGCACAGGCAGGAGGATAGCTATGGAGATAAGGGAGGCTTTGGAGGAAGACAGGCTTGACGAAGTTTTGACATAAACGTGAGGATTTGCTACAGGATAGATTTATAAATTGACTGTCCAATGTGAAGGAAAAGGTGATGCTCATGTGGGAGAGCTTCATAGAGGAGAAGGTTAGAGAGATTAGGGAGACCGTTGGCGATGGGAAGGCCATCATAGCGCTCAGCGGCGGCGTTGACAGCTCGACCGCTGCTGTTTTAGCCCACAGGGCCATCGGGAATAAACTTCACGCGGTCTTCGTGAACACTGGCTTCCTAAGGAAGGGCGAACCGGAGTTCGTGGTGAAGACCTTCAGGGACGAGCTCGGTATGAACCTTCACTACGTTGACGCTCAGGAGAGGTTCTTCGAGGCCCTCAAGGGCATAACCGACCCCGAGGAGAAGAGGAAGATAATAGGCAGGGTCTTCATAGAGGTGTTCGAGGAGGTTGCGAGGGAAATAGACGCGGAGTTCCTGATTCAAGGCACGATAGCTCCAGACTGGATAGAGAGCCAGGGCAAGATAAAGAGCCACCATAACGTCGGCGGACTGCCGGAGAGGCTGAACCTCAAGCTTATCGAGCCGTTGAGGGACCTCTACAAGGATGAAGTCAGGGAACTGGCAAAGGAGCTCGGCCTTCCGGAGAAGATATACAACAGGATGCCCTTCCCGGGCCCTGGACTGGCCGTCAGGGTTCTTGGGGAGGTTACCCCCGAAAAGGTCGCCATCGTCAGGGAGGCCAACGCCCTCGTGGAGGAGGAGATAGCTAAAGCTGGACTGAGGCCGTGGCAGGCCTTCGCGGTTCTGCTGGGCGTCAAGACCGTCGGCGTTCAGGGTGACATAAGGGCCTACAAGGAGACGATTGCCGTTAGGGTCGTGGAGAGCCTCGACGGCATGACTGCAAATGCCATGAACGTCCCCTTTGAGGTTCTCCAGAGGATAGCCTTCAGGATAACGAGCGAGATTCCAGAGGTTGGTAGGGTGCTGTATGACATCACCAACAAGCCGCCAGCGACGATAGAGTTCGAATGAGGTGATTAGATGATAATCATAATGGATAACGGCGGCCAATACGTCCACAGGATCTGGCGTACTCTTAGATACCTCGGCGTCGAGGCGAAGATAATCCCCAACACTACGCCCCTCGAAGAAATCAAGGCGATGAAGCCTAAGGGAATAATCTTCTCTGGGGGACCGGACATAAACAAAACTGGCAACTGCGAGGCGATTCTGGAGCACTACGACGAGTTCAGCGTGCCCATCCTCGGCATCTGCCTCGGCCACCAGCTCATAGCGAAGTACTTCGGCGGTAAGGTCGGCAGGGGTGAGAAGGCTGAGTACAGCCTCGTGGAGATTGAGATACTCGAAGAGAACGACATCTTCAGGGGACTTCCGAAGAGACTCAAGGTTTGGGAGAGCCATATGGACGAGGTGAAGGAGCTCCCACCTGGCTTCAAACTTCTGGCAAAGAGTGAGACCTGTCCGATCGAGGCTATGAAGCACGATGAATTGCCAATCTACGGCGTTCAGTTCCATCCGGAGGTCGCCCACACCGAGCGGGGAAGCGACGTTTACCGCAATTTCGTCAAGCTCTGCGGGGAGCTTTAGTCAGCTAGTCGATCCTCTCCTCATCTTTTATCGGCAACGGGTTTAGTCATCATCCCCCAGCTATTCTCCTTCTTTGTCTTAAAGCATTTCCCTGATTACGACAGTACATTGCAAAATCAAAAACTTTTTAAAGTTTTACTTCTTACTCTTTGTGGTGATATTTTGGGACACACGGTGTACTATCGCACTCGAATCGAGCGGTGGGATGACCTCAAGCGGTTCATCGAGAGAATCTGCGATGGCCTCGGATATGAATTCGTGGAGATGGAGGAGTCTGCACTGATAGTTCCGGGATGTTGCAGTGTTGAGCCCCTACAGATAAAAAGAGAAGGGTTCGGGTTTGCCAAAACCAACCTGGTTGAGCCCTGCCATTCGGTTTACCTATTAATCCTTCACTCGCTTTCTTCTTTCGGCTCCGTTGAGGTCTGGGAGGACAGGTAGACCTCTATGATCTTAGTCGGCACCGCACCTCTCAGCCGTCTGTCCTCCACGATTAGCTTCACCACCCTTCCGACCTCTAAGTCATCGACGGCATCGACCCAGTAGCGACCTGGCTTGACGTTGGCGGCAATATCGTCGTGGACGAATACCTTCACAACGTCTTCCCTAATTTCCTCCACAACGCCGTAGGTCCAGTCACGTCCGTATTTAGCCTTGAAGTACCATCTGAATGTCATGACTGCTATGAACACAAGCACAAGGTATCCGTAGTAATGGTAGATGCTAGTGGCGATTTTCCTGATGAGGGAGTAGCCAAGGAACGCACCAAAGGATATTAGGGAAATGGAGTAGTAGAATAATCTGTACGGCTCTGGCTCTATGAAAAACTCCCTGTTTCTTGTGAGCAGGTAGCGAAGGTAGAGGAAGTATATCAGGGCTATCCCCACGAGCCAGAGAGGATTAAGCTTTAGGAACAGGACTGCGAGGTTTGTCAGGAGATAGATTAAGAATGCAATTTGGAGCTTAAGGCTGAGGAACTCGTGGGTTGTTAAATCCTTCTTTATCAGCCGTGTAAGGTATCTGAAAGTGGGTGGCTCTTCTGATGGAGAGGGGTTGATAAACTCAATTAGTTTGTGAATTCCGGAGTCCACCGCTTCACCTATGTTATAAAGGAAGTCTTCCAGCGACATAATTTCACCTCTTTAGTAGGTCTTGTGCACCCGTCGGTCCCAGTATGGCGGTGGCGGTTTCATTGTCAATGAAGAAAGGCACCACGCTCAGGTCTCCTGTAAGAGCGCTGGTGCCGTATGAAATGCCCCAGACGCGGTAGCCTGTCTTTTTAGCTATCCTTCCAAAGTAGTAGTTGAGGAAGTAGTAGTCCACGCTACTTTGTCCCTCTTCTACGAGTATTCCAAAGTTGTTGAAGAGGTCAAAGAGCTTCTGGTCGTAGTCTGCGTTTGGAACCATAAAGCTGACCAGCCCGATGGGATAGTACTCATCGCCGTATTTTATTCCGAGTTCATCCTGCATCTTCTTTGCTAGCTGGAAGTAGCGGTCGTGATTGGTTACACTGTTTTCAAGGCGCTCAAAGAAGGACACTCCCTCGTATGTTCCAAAGTACCTCTGGCCGATTATACAGGATATCAATGGCTGGAGGTCGTAGGCGCGGGCGTCGTATGCTCCCTCGGTCTCTGGAGCGGATTCGATTCCGCTGCTTCCCACATCTATGGGATCCACAGTGTAGTAGGGCATCCTGCCGATAACTATCCAGTCGAAGTATGCTGTGTTGAGAATGCTGCCCTGACTGTCTATGACTATCCCCACTTTAACTGGAGAACTCACCTGCTTGTCCAGAGTGTAGGATACGCTCCTGGCGGTGCTATCGATGTCTTCAAAGCTGAGCTCTATGTTGGTAGCTCCTGGCCTGAACACAACCTGGTATCTGTGATAGTCGGATAGCACCGAGGTACTGCCGGATATTAAGCTGTTCCCCCAGTTCTCCAGAAGGGCAAGGGTGTCTCCTCCGTGATCCTCGTAGGATGGGTTGTCATCTATGAATTGAAGAGTGTCCTCTTCCATGATGGTCTGGGTACTTCCTGAGACCCTTGTTGTTGTATAGCTGAGGTATTCATCCGCCAGATACTTGCGGACAAAGATCCAGTCATACTCGCTAGGTCCGTTGGTCCACTGCTCGAGGCCGAGGGCGCGGTTGGCCAGGTTGTATCCATTCCATCTGTTAAATGTGTAGAAGCTCTTCAGTTCCTTGTTTAGCCAGTCACTGAACTGGTATATCTTCGTCGAAGTGGGCGTGATGCGTACTTCAATGTTGTTGAACGAGTTCATCGTGTACTCGGAGATTCCGTTGTCGTACCATCCGTACCATTCTCCGTTTAGTACATTGAAGTTCCAGAGGTATCCGAGCTGATCTCCATAGTAGTTGATGTCCTCTATGCGCCCCCATCCAGAGGTGGGGTTTATGTTCCACATTATTCCAGGATTATCCACTAACTTTGCGCGGAAGTCTAGGATGTATGTGTTCGGGAATGTCTCAACTGTCCATATCCAGCTCTCAGCTGGCAGGTACAAGAGGCCATTGCTAACGCTGGGGTTTCCTGATGTGTGCCACTTTGCGGTGTCCAGAGTGGTTCCGCTGAAATCGTCGAAGAACTCGAAGACTTTGCTTCCATCTCCCCTTGTGAGCGTGCCGGTGTTGTACCTGATGTACACGGTAGTGGTGTAGTAGTAAATCCATCCTGTTATGCTCCATCCTCTACCAATGTAAGTGAG
This region includes:
- a CDS encoding formate--phosphoribosylaminoimidazolecarboxamide ligase family protein, which translates into the protein MISREEILGVLEKYEPEKITVGVIGSHSALDIVDGAKEEGLPTLVIAQRGRHRTYTEYFKLRKTRDGLTKGFIDEVIVLEKFAQVIDVQDELRRRNVIFVPNRSFIVYTGIDRVENDFLVPLFGSRNLLRSEERSEEKSYYWLLEKADLPYPEPVKPEEIDEIGLVIVKLPHAKKRLERGFFTAASYKEFREKSERLIKLGVITEEDLSRARIERYIIGPVFNFDFFYSPIDGEIELLGIDWRFETSLDGHVRLPASQQLTLPEHQFEPEYTVCGHASSTLRESLLEKVFDMAEKYVEATKRYYSPGIIGPFTLQTAVDKDLNFYIYDVAPRTGGGTNIHMAMGHPYGNALWRRPMSTGRRVALEIKRAIELGELEKVVT
- a CDS encoding radical SAM/SPASM domain-containing protein — translated: MEAKLGLRSVDLSITSSCNLKCKHCYLEDLKNAKIILPFRKIEEVLTDARDLGAHHVTLTGGEPTLHPKFPEILNLANKLGFRITIFTNATTLNEDIVSVLKECNINGVQVSLEGLKEMHEKIRGKGTFERTISGIKLLVDAGIRVTVNTQLTKDIIDNIQEYASFLKSIGVSKLLLTIPSLVGEAKKNNVCFPDEKLDEIRSMLKIHKLKDQFKIDSTNPDSNYTCSNYTCTALIHQLAINFDGTVYPCHYFRSTHHHSLGNIYVESLRDIYISWMNGDSELLHYQKYGTAKCNVCKFKEVCEPCAGRIYSLYKNFKNPDLLYCMLLGKEKVFHDVHISRLVWGRIE
- the guaA gene encoding glutamine-hydrolyzing GMP synthase, encoding MWESFIEEKVREIRETVGDGKAIIALSGGVDSSTAAVLAHRAIGNKLHAVFVNTGFLRKGEPEFVVKTFRDELGMNLHYVDAQERFFEALKGITDPEEKRKIIGRVFIEVFEEVAREIDAEFLIQGTIAPDWIESQGKIKSHHNVGGLPERLNLKLIEPLRDLYKDEVRELAKELGLPEKIYNRMPFPGPGLAVRVLGEVTPEKVAIVREANALVEEEIAKAGLRPWQAFAVLLGVKTVGVQGDIRAYKETIAVRVVESLDGMTANAMNVPFEVLQRIAFRITSEIPEVGRVLYDITNKPPATIEFE
- the purQ gene encoding phosphoribosylformylglycinamidine synthase I, translating into MPRFAVIVFPGTNCDFETERAIRKAGGEAERIWYRTSLKNFDGVVLPGGFSYADYLRAGAIAARQEIMEEVKELAKDGKPVLGICNGFQILTESGLLPGALRPNRIPRFICKWVHLRIVDTETAFTQFYGPGEVIRMPIAHAEGNYYVDEPSKVRMVLQYSDERGNVTGEANPNGSLLNIAAIANGKGNVLGTMPHPERASDRFLGSEDGLKVFRSMVEYAKR
- a CDS encoding formate--phosphoribosylaminoimidazolecarboxamide ligase, which gives rise to MRIATYASHSALQILKGAKDEGFETVAFGKVRVKPLYTKYFPVADHFIEGDYPEEGLLRLNAIVIPTGSFVAHLGIEVVEGMRVPYYGNKAVLKWESDRNLERKWLEKAKLRLPRVYEDPDDIDGPVIVKPHGARGGKGYFLAKSPEDFWGKAEKIGAKSKEDLFNVQIQEYVLGVPVYPHYFYSKLNRELELMSIDRRYEANADSLGRIPAKEQLDLGVEPNYTVIGNIPIVLRESLLMDVIEAGERVIKAAEELMGGLWGPFCLEGVFTEDLKFVVFEISARIVAGTNPFIHGSPYSWLRYDEPVSTGRRIAMEIREALEEDRLDEVLT
- the purS gene encoding phosphoribosylformylglycinamidine synthase subunit PurS, which produces MKWKVRVTVRLKEGLNDPEGRVIGKALRNLGYSVGRLKVPKCFEFELESDNPEREVEEMCRRLLANPVIHTYEYSIEKVS
- the purL gene encoding phosphoribosylformylglycinamidine synthase subunit PurL codes for the protein MFHHEEKLIRERLGREPNEVEWAMLEVMWSEHASYKSSRPWLKLLPTKNEHVILGPGEDAGIVRFDDETWIVVGIESHNHPSAVEPYGGAATGVGGIVRDILCMGARPIALLDPIRFGPPKKERNRYLFEYVVKGIADYGNRIGVPTVGGETEFDESLDNYTLVNVACVGIMKPEHLVHSYVTEADLKLILVGNRTGRDGIHGVTFASEELSEDAEEEDRSAVQIPDPFTEKLLIEVTLEAVYTGKVRALKDLGGGGLTCAASEMAGKKGFGAVIYADRVSQREPGMNAMEVMISESQERMLFAVKPGDVEALGKIFEKYELEWTVVGEIIEEPRFIVYWHGEKVADLPIDLLIEVPTIEWSTKPYSIERDVPAPEVGFEEAFELVWGSPNVMSKAWIWEQYDHEVQGRTVVKPGRDAAVLKINEEYGLAFVADGNPRHSCLNPYHGAMGAVAEVVRNLVSVGAEPLALVDNLNFASPERPEVYWSFAETVRGLADAASAFGLAYVSGNVSFYNEVAGKPIRPTPVVAGLGKVRLEEIPEFGLEEGLLIGVVGFTRRELGGSELFRVLGVDGGMAPRVRLDEEKRNADAVLQAIKLGWVKAVHDVSKGGIAVALAEMAMAGKVGFTVDLSKILVEGSLGPLDVAFSESHGRYIVAFPEENLETLKGIFRDFAVIGRAGGREVVFKWNGGTLLRRPLEELENIHRSLPKLLGEGE
- a CDS encoding MFS transporter, producing the protein MGGELVKKISPEKGYLLVSSLGAWMTHLMGPYLTIWLRSLGISFAQIGFFQSVSSFLTFITDFPTGGLADRYGRRLNYAVGILLFGVSLIIIACSSSFFIIALAFALAGIGSAFMSGTLTPWLYDTIKGDKKRAHMVFSRMRIINGILGTVAGFVAGTISRYALNLPILLAGICGISASLLALLFLEENYGHGKAKPYGEILKDGLKHIARERTLHYLLVASFFLSFAGRSFFMFWMVLAKEAGLRESSIGYVYPLLILSTSFGGFVSLRLSRFMDHRKILAITTPLMGLLIIAMGIVKGLLSLLALITLFEIIIAIRAPAMITFRNELIPSPIRSTVTSALSTIGGMFSMLANIAVGLIADIFGLGGAYVVSGILALFASLFLMMAIKHS